In Pseudomonadota bacterium, the DNA window GTGTCCATGCCGGACAGAGAAATCGCCGTCAAAATCTGGAAAGATGATGTGACAGCGCTGGATGCCGGAGATGCGGCGGCGGCATGGTTTTCTGATTATCTGGAACTGCCCTGCCGTCTGGTCAGGCTGTCGGAGAGTCCCGCGCATAAGCGGATGCTGGGTAAAAAATGGCAGATGGAAGACGGGCATGTCAGCTTTGCCGACGGCTTTCCGTTGCTGGTGACGGGGGAAGCATCACTTGCCGCCTTGCAGCCGCATTTCCCTGACGGAGAAGAGATTGCGATGACGCGGTTTCGCCCTAATATCGTGCTGGCGGAGGCGGCGGCTTTTGAAGAAGATGTTTTATACCGCATCAAAATCGGCGACGTGGTGCTGCGGCTGATGAAGCCCTGCACGCGCTGCAAAATTACGACCATTACGCAGGAAACAGGTGCGGCGGCATCGAATGAACCGCTGAAAACAATGACAAAACTGCGCCGCGGCAAAAGCGATGATCTGGCCGGGGTGTTTTTCGGCCAGAATGCGGTGATTGAACAGAGCGGCATGATCCGCGCAGGCGATGCGGTGGAAGTGCTGGAACGCCGCGACATGCATCCCGCGCTGGAAGTGGCGGAACTGAAATTCACCGGATAATGATTATCAGGCGCTGCGCCGCCAGACGCGGATTTGTGACAGGCGGGAATCGCGGTGGCGGAAATAGCCGAAATCTTTCGGTTTGGCTTTGGTCGTATCCGTGAAGACTTTTTTCAATGATTTAACGGGGGTGCGTCCGCCTGCGCCGATATGCAGGGCGGTGACATCATGGTCATGGCGGGCGGTCAGTTCTTGCGCCGTTTCCTGCATCAGCTTTGTCCATTGCGCGGCGCTGACGCGGTCGCCCAATGTTTCCAGCGAGTCAAAACACAGCTCGCCTTTTTTACCGCGCCATGCCCAGCTTTGTCCGATAATATCGCCTTTACCGCTTTCAACGACATAGAAACCGCCGTTTTCCGACAGATAGCCGTGTTTGGTACAGGCCTCGCCCATTTTTCCGATACTTTGGCAGCAGGCGGTGATCTCACCCAAAAACAAGCCGCGCACGTCATTTTCCGGCAGGCGGCGAAAGACACCGCCCGGTAGGCCGAATTTCTCGCCGTCTATGGTGATGTCGGGCATACGTTTCCGTTTTTGTTTCGGCAGTTTTCCGACCAGCGACAGAGCGGTATCAAAATGTTGTTGTTTGACATCGTAATTATAGCAGAGCTCCGCCAGATCGGGATAATGCATGGCGCGTTTATACAGATATTTGGCGCATTCGGCGCGGGTATTCTGGGTTGACCATGTTTTGCCATCCGAAGAATGTTGCGGCGAGGTGACAAAGCGGCTGAATTTCACCAGTCGCGCCATGGACGGGCCGCATTTCAGCACGGCATCACCCCAATCCTTGATATGCGGTGTACCGCTTTCCTGCGCGGGGTCTTTGGTCACAAAATCATTCAGCCACATGCCGGCAGTGACAAATTCTTTCAGCGATTGCAGCTTGGGCTTTTTGATATCGGGAAGATGCGGCGGCAGTAAAATATCTTCAGACAAATCATAAAGCGGCGTATCGCCCGTGCCGCCCCATTGTTTCAGATATTGCATGACGCGCTGTTCGGATTGAAACAGTCCGGAAAGCCGGAAAGCGGCAATATGCGCCTCTTTACCGCTGATGCCTTCGACATCCAGCACTTTTAAAACGGCCTCGAAACAGTTTTGTTTGAAAAATACGGGATTCTCCGCAGCCAGCCCTTTTGGCGGTGCGCGGCGCAGTTTTTTCTGCCAGGGCGCGGCATTTTTTTGATAAATCTTGAACTTGCGCGCATCGGCAAAGGATAAAAATGTCTTGCTGCCGCCGTTTTGCAGCAGAATATCCAGAACAGGCCAGTTTTCATTTTGTGCGGCAACACGGACGGATTTATGCATTTTCGCGCCGGCACTCGCGCCTTTATCCAGCAGGGTTTGAATATCATCCGGCGCGGCATCGGGGGCGGCGGCAATCAGGGCGTCATTTAAGGTATTCAGATTGCGGCGTTCTTGAGGCGCTTGCGTTTCCGGCTGTTTTTGCGGCAGGGTTTTTCCTGTGATTTCGGCATAGGCTTCCAGAATATCGCCTGTTTTCTGCGGTGTGCGTTTTTTCGGGGCGCTGTTGGCTTTCAAATATTCTGCACCCTGTCTGGCCGCTTCCAATAAACTGTTTTCGGTGACGGTTTCGCCTGCACGGTCCAGTTGGATGGCATAAACGGGAAGCGCCTTTTCAACTTCGGCGGCTTTCTCCGCATCTTCTCCGCGCAAAATCTCCAATGCGGCCTGTGCTTTTAACACAGGCGCGGGAATCTTTCGGGGTTTTTGCGCATCTTCAGACATGCGGGGGAGTATAGGATATTATCTCTTATATGTAAACAATAATCATATAGGTGTTTGTTTTTATTTTTTAATTCAGGCGTAATGCTGTGCCCAGTAAAGCCACATGGCGGCTGTCCATGTAAAGCTGTCACCGCCCAGGCCCGTACCGTCAATCGGATCGAAATATTCGTAAAAGCCGTGGCTTTTCAGCAGTGTCGCCGTATCCGTGCCGATACGGGCGGCACGCTCGTCTTCGCTATAACTTTCCAGACCTTTGGCAATCATAAAATTGACGATGGCCCAGACAGGGCCGCGCCAATAGCGCAGGCGGTCAAAATCAGGTTCTTCCGGCGACAGCGACGGTACCAGATAATCGGCGTGATAGGTCAGGCTGTCCATTGTTTTCAGCAGCAGCGGCAGCTTGTCTTTCGGCACGGCATGGGCGAAAAGCGGCAGAAAACTGCCGGAGGTCACCATATCGATCTGCTTTTCCGCAATCAGATCATAAGAGCAATAGGCCTGTTTTTCCGTGCACCAGAGCTTTTCGAATGCCTCCGTCTGCAAGGTGACCCAGCCTTGTACCGTTTCCTCATAGTCGTGGTTATCAACCACCTGCATCAGCCACAGCAAATCACGGTTGGCACGCAATAAAATGGCATTGATACCGACATCGGCAATACGGAAGGGCAGAATGGGGCGCAGCTTCTCATGGTCGTAATTGTTCTCGCGGAACAGCTGTACCAGTGCGAGGTAATGATCATATTCTTTTTTCGGCGGACGCTGGGCGGCATCAACCAGATCCGTATCACGGCGGTGATATGGTTCCAGATTATCCGTGGAAACGCGGAACAGGGCTTCCTCCCATTCGGCGCTGTTATCGCGGCCTGTTTCCCACGGGTGCCACGTTTCGGCAAGCCCTGTGCCGTCAGGATCGCGTTCGGTCAGATACCAGCGGTGATAGGCGAATAGTTTCGGCAGCAATGCGCGGATTTCGGCGCGTGCCTGTTTACGATCCTGACTTTCTTCATAAATCAGACGCACGCAGGAGGCGGCAACAGGCGGTTGTGAAATGCCGGAGGTGGCAATCGGGCTGCGCCCTGTCCGCCAGACATCGGGGCCGGGGAAATAGCTGTCACTATTCCGGTGAAAAACGATATGCGGCACCATGCCGTTTTCCCATTGATGGGTGAACAGCGTGCGGATTTCCTCCCATGCGCGGGGTTCGTCAAAACCTGCAAATCCCAGTGCTGTCAGGCAGGAATCCCAGTTCCATTGAAAGGGGTAGAGCTTATCTGTCGGAACGGTATAGCGTCCGCTGTCGCCTGTGCGGGTGTTTTGCTGCAGGATGCCGGTTGCCTGCTCACTCATCTGCGGATAAGCCTGTGCGGGTGCTGTGTTCATCTGCCGTGTCCCCCTTTTTATTTTTGCGTGGCACTATTTTTAAGGAAAATTCACTGTATGACAAATCTTTTCTGTCATATGGAGGATTTTATTTTTCCGTGATGTCTTCAGCCAGCGGTGCGTACCAGTCCTGCGGCAATCCGGCATTTTCGCGTGCGGGGTCGTTAAAAGGCGGTTTTAGGAAGCCGTGAAAATATTGCCGGACAAGGCTTTGCCATTTTTCCTCTGCATTAAGCCCGTGAAAATCGCAGTAATACCCGAACCAGCGCGTGCCTGCCGCGACATGGGTAATCTCGTCCTGATAGATGGTTTGCAGTATCTCCGCCGTTTCCGTATCGCCCTGTTTTTGCATGGCGGTTATCATCGCGGGGGTGACATCCAGCCCGCGCGCCTCCAGCACCATCGGCACGATGGCCAGCCTTGCGGCAAAATCATGAGCGGTCATTTCTGCGGATTGCCACAAACCGTCATGGGCGGGGAAATCGCCATATGTTTTGCCGAAAGCCGCCAGACGGTCGCAAAGCAGCAGGAAATGCCGCGCTTCATCAGCGGCAACGCGGCACCAGTCATCGAAAAAATCTTTCGGCAGCGAAAAATCCACTGCAGCGGCATTTTCCGCCGCCAGCGGTGCAAAACGGGCAAGAATGTCACAGGCCAGATCAATGGCATTCAGCTCAATATGTGCCAGCGCATGCAGCAGCGCGGCTTTATTTTCATCGCTGCCGGATTTGCGGCGGCGGGGCATATCGCGGGGCGGCAGCAATTCCGGCTTTTCGGGACGCCCCGGGCGGTCGGGCGGAAGGGTGTTGCCAATTTTCAGGATGCGGTTTTTCTGCCAATCCTGCCCGTATCGTAGCATTTTCTGCGCTTTTTGCGCCGGATCCGTTTCCGTCAGGACAGCGGCGGCGGCGTTGCTGAGTGTGGTGGTGGTCATCTTCAAAATTCCGCTTTTTCAAAATCTGTAAATTGTGTTCTAATGGATAAAGGCGGATTTTTCAAACCCGCCGATCAATTCTCGGGTAAAAGCACTCCTTAAAGGATCTGTTGTTTTGATTATTGTTTTTGGCGCATTAAATGTCGATATTGTGATGCCGGTGAAAGAATTTCCGAAGCCGGGCGAAACAATTGTGTCCGAAGATTATATCAGCCGTTCAGGCGGTAAGGGTTCAAATCAGGCAATGGCTGCGGGGCGTGCAGGCGTCAAAACCGCAATGGTCGGTAAGGTCGGAGATGATGCTTTCGGGCGGCGCTGTCTGAATAATCTGAAATCGCAAAGCGTGCTGGGGACGGGGATTGCCATTTCCGACCGTCCGACCGGCTGTGCGACGATCTGGGTTGACCATGCCGGTGAGAATATGGTGGTGGTCAGTGCGGGTGCCAATCTGGATGCTTCGGCAGAGCAGATCCCCGACGAGATACTGACGGAAAAAAACATGGTTCTGACACAGCTGGAAGTGCCGCATGATGAAACCTATACGCTGCTGCGCCGCGCGGGAGAAAAAGGCTGCCGGACGGTGCTGAATGCCTCGCCGGTGACGGCGGCGATCCCGACTGACGTTTTGAAAATTCTGGATGTTTTGATTGTGAATGATGTTGAGGCCAAACAACTGGCGCATCATCACAAACTTGCCGCGAAAACACTTGAAGATATTGCCCGCGAGCTGGTGGATAAAGGAGAAAACCTGACCTGTATCGTGACCATGGGTGCGAAAGGTGCGCTGGCTGTGACGCCTGAAGAGGAATGGGTTGTGCCGTCCCTAAAGGTGGATGTGGTTGATACGACAGGG includes these proteins:
- a CDS encoding ferritin-like domain-containing protein produces the protein MTTTTLSNAAAAVLTETDPAQKAQKMLRYGQDWQKNRILKIGNTLPPDRPGRPEKPELLPPRDMPRRRKSGSDENKAALLHALAHIELNAIDLACDILARFAPLAAENAAAVDFSLPKDFFDDWCRVAADEARHFLLLCDRLAAFGKTYGDFPAHDGLWQSAEMTAHDFAARLAIVPMVLEARGLDVTPAMITAMQKQGDTETAEILQTIYQDEITHVAAGTRWFGYYCDFHGLNAEEKWQSLVRQYFHGFLKPPFNDPARENAGLPQDWYAPLAEDITEK
- a CDS encoding neutral trehalase, translating into MNTAPAQAYPQMSEQATGILQQNTRTGDSGRYTVPTDKLYPFQWNWDSCLTALGFAGFDEPRAWEEIRTLFTHQWENGMVPHIVFHRNSDSYFPGPDVWRTGRSPIATSGISQPPVAASCVRLIYEESQDRKQARAEIRALLPKLFAYHRWYLTERDPDGTGLAETWHPWETGRDNSAEWEEALFRVSTDNLEPYHRRDTDLVDAAQRPPKKEYDHYLALVQLFRENNYDHEKLRPILPFRIADVGINAILLRANRDLLWLMQVVDNHDYEETVQGWVTLQTEAFEKLWCTEKQAYCSYDLIAEKQIDMVTSGSFLPLFAHAVPKDKLPLLLKTMDSLTYHADYLVPSLSPEEPDFDRLRYWRGPVWAIVNFMIAKGLESYSEDERAARIGTDTATLLKSHGFYEYFDPIDGTGLGGDSFTWTAAMWLYWAQHYA
- a CDS encoding ribokinase; protein product: MIIVFGALNVDIVMPVKEFPKPGETIVSEDYISRSGGKGSNQAMAAGRAGVKTAMVGKVGDDAFGRRCLNNLKSQSVLGTGIAISDRPTGCATIWVDHAGENMVVVSAGANLDASAEQIPDEILTEKNMVLTQLEVPHDETYTLLRRAGEKGCRTVLNASPVTAAIPTDVLKILDVLIVNDVEAKQLAHHHKLAAKTLEDIARELVDKGENLTCIVTMGAKGALAVTPEEEWVVPSLKVDVVDTTGAGDCFCGVFAASLENGDTLPDSLKRASVAAGLSCRVLGAQAGMPFEDEIDAHMGDLSAPQQL
- a CDS encoding MOSC domain-containing protein — protein: MAMTVSSCHIYPLKSGAGQPVPALELLPRGPQGDREWMLVDAEGVFITQRMRGCEKLALVSTEQMAEGTVFSVADKEPLSVSMPDREIAVKIWKDDVTALDAGDAAAAWFSDYLELPCRLVRLSESPAHKRMLGKKWQMEDGHVSFADGFPLLVTGEASLAALQPHFPDGEEIAMTRFRPNIVLAEAAAFEEDVLYRIKIGDVVLRLMKPCTRCKITTITQETGAAASNEPLKTMTKLRRGKSDDLAGVFFGQNAVIEQSGMIRAGDAVEVLERRDMHPALEVAELKFTG